The following are from one region of the Paenibacillus sp. JZ16 genome:
- a CDS encoding CapA family protein, with product MKRLFCLILVIVMLIPASMVSAAGTDGKETQSKVQETKDKAGTTTQAKSKSKPIDLVFVGDILLDGYVGNQIDRFGNLYPFKKVAPILKEADMAFANLETPVSIRGKAADKTFAFRSKPDTLKGLVYAGIDGVTLANNHILDYGQQAMLDTITHLKRQKIGYTGAGRNIDEAFQPYVKSIDGKKIAVLGVSRVLSDNSWIAGKNHPGAASAYTLEPMLSHIKKSAKTNDYTIVYIHWNEEFADYPEEYARTMAKKLIDAGADIIIGSHSHTLMGIEYYKNKPIYYSLGNFVFNRSTRGGDKTLLSMMVHVEIQGSKITSRVTPVKIIQGQPNLMDKNYNKEIIAKLNKLSYNAKIDANGNVSKK from the coding sequence TTTGCCTCATTCTGGTTATCGTTATGCTCATTCCGGCGAGTATGGTCTCGGCGGCAGGCACGGATGGTAAAGAGACTCAGAGCAAGGTCCAAGAGACTAAGGATAAAGCGGGTACAACCACTCAAGCCAAGTCGAAGAGTAAACCGATAGATCTTGTTTTTGTAGGTGATATTCTGTTAGACGGATACGTGGGGAACCAGATTGATAGATTCGGGAACCTATACCCGTTTAAGAAGGTGGCCCCCATCTTGAAAGAGGCGGATATGGCATTTGCCAACCTGGAGACGCCGGTCTCCATTCGCGGCAAGGCTGCGGATAAAACATTTGCCTTCCGTTCGAAGCCGGACACGCTCAAGGGCTTGGTATACGCGGGAATCGACGGCGTAACGCTGGCGAACAACCACATCCTGGACTATGGCCAGCAGGCCATGCTGGACACGATTACCCATCTGAAGCGCCAGAAGATCGGATATACCGGAGCGGGGCGAAATATTGACGAGGCCTTCCAGCCTTACGTGAAGAGCATTGACGGAAAGAAAATTGCGGTGCTGGGCGTCAGCCGGGTGCTGTCGGACAATTCCTGGATCGCGGGCAAGAACCATCCGGGCGCAGCTTCCGCTTACACGTTGGAGCCGATGCTGAGCCATATCAAGAAATCGGCAAAAACAAATGATTACACAATCGTGTACATCCACTGGAACGAGGAATTCGCTGACTATCCGGAAGAATATGCGCGCACGATGGCGAAGAAGTTGATCGACGCCGGTGCCGACATCATTATCGGATCGCACAGCCATACGTTGATGGGCATCGAATATTACAAGAACAAGCCGATTTATTATTCGCTCGGGAACTTCGTGTTCAACCGCTCGACTCGGGGCGGGGATAAAACCTTGCTGTCGATGATGGTGCATGTTGAGATTCAGGGCTCCAAGATCACGAGCCGGGTTACGCCGGTGAAGATTATTCAAGGCCAACCGAATCTGATGGACAAGAACTACAACAAAGAGATCATCGCGAAACTGAACAAACTCTCCTATAATGCAAAGATTGATGCCAACGGCAACGTCAGCAAAAAATAA